The following is a genomic window from Ignavibacteria bacterium.
ATGTCCTGCCACATGAAATAAGAAACTGCCTTACGGGAATTTTAACTACTCTTGAAATACTTGAAGAAACAAATGAAAATTCCACACCTGATGAAAGAAAAGAATACTATGATATTATGAAAGAATCAGCTGAGAAGCTTGAAAAGTCAGTTAACAATCAACTTAGCTTTGAAAACTTGGAATTAATTCTTTCAGATGAAAATAAGCTCGCACAGGAACGGAAAGAAATAACTGAACATCCTGCCGATGTCATTAACAATGTTCTTGAAGATATGATGAGAAAGCATTCCGATAGACAAAAAGATGTTAATGCTCATATTGATAATAATGTAAAAATAAATATCTCCGAATTAAGTTTTAAGCGTCTTATACAGGAAGTAATGGAAAATGCCTTCAAACATTCCAAAAAAGATGATAGAATAATTCTTACCGATAACGTTGAAGAAACTAATTACATAATTGAGATTACAAACGAAGGTAAGGGAGTTTCAGATGAACAGATAAAAGAAAATAAATCTATTTATGGTTTTGCTATTATTAATAAAATTCTTGAAGTATATAATGGCTGCATGAATGTAAAAACTGAAAAAGATGGATATACAAGCATTCGTTTAGATTTTAAAATCAACAAGGATAAAACCTCTTCATAATCCCCCAAGCTTTTAATC
Proteins encoded in this region:
- a CDS encoding HAMP domain-containing sensor histidine kinase, whose amino-acid sequence is MHIPTPGKMRTLTEVLKAIAAEGFTEEFVLKDGGLYMKNRKYNPDELAIAKFYRFEGESNPDDMSIIYSIMTCDGHKGVLIDAYGTYSNPDIDALIKKIYLSQESKKNSNPVHEGNKIYVLPHEIRNCLTGILTTLEILEETNENSTPDERKEYYDIMKESAEKLEKSVNNQLSFENLELILSDENKLAQERKEITEHPADVINNVLEDMMRKHSDRQKDVNAHIDNNVKINISELSFKRLIQEVMENAFKHSKKDDRIILTDNVEETNYIIEITNEGKGVSDEQIKENKSIYGFAIINKILEVYNGCMNVKTEKDGYTSIRLDFKINKDKTSS